From the Glycine max cultivar Williams 82 chromosome 11, Glycine_max_v4.0, whole genome shotgun sequence genome, the window CTTCAAAAGAAATATTCAATTGGATCTTTTGAATTGCTGAGTAAAACTGCTCCCATCCAAGcgctttttcttcttattcttggTCCATTTGTTGATTACTACCTCAGTGGCAAATTGATAACCAACTATAAGATGTCTTCTGGTGCCATTGTAAGTTCCTTTTCCCCCTATTGACAGTAGTCTTTTATATCCTGTGtgtatttatctttaattatacaaatactgttggattaattcttttaaattttttctttaatatctgCAGTTATTCATTCTTCTTTCATGCTCGCTAGCTGTATTTTGCAATGTGAGCCAATACCTTTGCATTGGGCGCTTTTCAGCTGTTTCCTTCCAGGTTTTAGGCCACATGAAAACAGTATGTGTTCTGACTCTGGGATGGCTGCTATTTGATTCGGAGCTAACTTTCAAAAATATCATGGGAATGGTCATCGCAGTTGTTGGCATGGTAATTTACAGTTGGGCTGTAGAGCTTGAAAAGCAGTCAAATGCAAAGACCTTACCTCACGCGAAAAACAGCATGACGGAAGAAGAAATTAGATTATTGAGGGATGGAGTAGAAAAGAGTCCCCTGAAGGATGTTGAACTTGGTGAGGCCCAAGGATAGATTGACTCAGATTTGGTGGTGAAATTGATGAGAAATGATGCAGGCAATTATATTGTGTATTGCTTTATAATTTGGTTTGTTCTTTTGTCTAGTTTACCTAGTAGTAAAACTTGGTTTCTATTTGCTCACACTGGCACGGATCCAGTTTTAGAAATTGTGTTCCCGTTCATCAGCAATGTTtctttgttagttttatttcatttgttgttatgttgaggttattTATTTGGCCTGCCAGGAAATTGCTAGATGAACAATATGATGGCGCCATTAAGATGTATAATGTGCACGCTAATGATACGCGATATCAATTCCCTCTTCAAACTTCTTTTCGTGTCTTCTTCTTTtaatgtgaaaaaatattttattgtgcTCTTCTTATGATATacatttatcattatttaacaCTTGTTTTATGTCTTTTTCCCCCTTCAAATTAtcactttattatttataaaatttaagaaaagttattgattttgagaaaatatttttattttcatttattttacttttaattacaaaattactactttatttttaatttatttcttgctTTCAAAGATTTATACAAGAAACAATGAAAAtagctattttattttctttattttttgtacaaatatttgaattccTAAGTATTTATActctcaattttaaatttttaatttaaaatatttatattacttgtttaaattaattaattattttttcttatattttaaaatagttttcttttaatctataaatTTGTAGGTTTAACTATTCATTTCATTTCTATGTTGacacaatttaaaattttagtttaggGGATGTTATTGGTTTGACAACTCTTTATCCTGATACAGTCAAAAATTTGAGGACCAAGCTACATAGGATCGTGTCTTCTGGAAGATGCTCAGTAGTGGAGAATAAAAGAATATCTTGGTGTTATGATATTCcttaattttgttcatatttcaGTTAGTGTTTGTTGGGCCCTTGTTTCCTTCGTAGCTAATATATATATCTGTTGTAATGGCGCTTCCAGAGAATATGAGAAATTGCAgaattctctttcctttttctcttagtTCTTGGAGGCAACTTGGTCCTCAAATTCCAAGtgttcttttcttcctctttgttTTGGAGGCATTGGTAACCTCGAAACCAGCTCTTTAATTTCCTGCACGTAACaatttggtgctttcattgagatTCATGGCAGTCTTTCATGACTGCCATACCAACCTCCACTACCACAACCCACACCACTCGTCATACGGAGCCTCCCCGATTGTCTTCCATGGCTGCCAGACCACCTCCCACTACCACCACCCACACTACTCGCCAAACGAAGCTTCCATGGCTGCCAGACCACCTCCCACTACCACCACCCACAACACCCGCCAAACCACCTTGAATTTTCTCCCGCTATCGATACTTTTTACTCATCACGCATCTCTACATTTTAACGATTAGTGAGTATGTGATTTGttcaattttccttctctttttttcacttttccaATTTTTTAGGGGGTTGGATCGATATTGAGTATgagatttgtttatttttttccttctttttttcaattcttAGAGATTCCACCAGAACCCCACCAAAAATATAATGGAAAACAAAAAGTGTTATAAACAACTAATCAACTATCCTTAAGAGGATATTGATTTACTGTGAggattgtatttttttcaaccatAAACCTATTCTACAATAGTTATTCTCGAATACGAAAAAGAATAACTAGGGGGTGCTTGGTTCAACATCTTCAAACCTCAATATTAGATATTGTGTGAGATTTCAAATGTGGCTTGATCATGAGCGCTCTTGAAGGGGTATTTGTTCCCATCCTTGTTGGCCCACAGTCATTGCGAGTTGTCTAGCAATGATGATGACTTTTCTCCATGTGTAACCACTTTGGATTTGAGGAGTGTGGTAAAATGCACAGTGAGGTAATGACGATGGAGGGGGAGTGACGAGTGTGTGCAATGAAGTCGTAGGTGGGTCGTGCCGCATGAGATATTGGTGGCATTTGTGGTGTCGGTGGCGACCCAGAGGGTGGATCAGAGTAGTTACACCTTGATCTATTGGGGGTTGTGGTGAGAATAGAGGGAGGGAGTTACGAGTGAATGACAAAAGCAAGGAGGGTATTTTGATCTATTTGAGTTTTTATGAGGTGCATGAAGCAAAAAGGGTGCAAGAAGTAAAAGCCATGTATGGTATCAAGTCCTGCTAAATCATCTAAATGAATTACTTTTTGTACCGCCATTTTCTAGTCACACCCCTTCtaatttttgtcaaattttattCCAACAATATTCTTGTACAAGTGGTCGATTTCATTATTATAGAAATTAGATTATGTAAGTTTGCAAGAGTTTCATActtctaaaatctaaaaaaattataattctaaaatgaatgtttttggtctttgaaaattttcaaaatttgtttttagttcctaatttttttttttcaacttttggtccttgaaaaataaaaatatttcatcttTGCCATTATGTTGACTCTGTTAAGCGATccttaaaatatgtttgaatttttcttttagtccctaaataTAATAGCATGGATATTTCAAGTTAATAGGGTCAATATAATAGCATGGACAAAATGCCAAAAATATCAAgaaccaaaagtaaaaaaaaaaattgtattacaaaccatatgcaaaattaaaaaaaaatcaaaaataaaaaaatacatttaagccTTCTAAAATCTAACATTTGGGAGTTGTTTTCCCAAACATCAAAAGGCATTCCTCGAAAGACTCACCTCTTTCATGTATCCAAAAATTGCATTTTTCATGGTCTTTGTACACGTGCCCTTATTTTTTTGGGTTAACtatgtttttaattcttaaacttttttggattttcacttttagttcaacaattttttttattagttctaGTCCTTAAACTTTTACTCCATTAATACTTTTAATCCTTGCCATCAAAAGACTCGATTAAATGATGAagtgatattatgtttagtggcGGTTAATTTTTGGGTGGACTAAAACCGCCATAAATTGCTTAGCTAGAATGAACTAAACAATTTCTTGTGCTAAAAATCCTCAAAAATTACTTTTGCCATGTATGatttttctcccttttcctCCCTTACTCAATGCAAAGTCAGTTCAAAATCAAATCCAACGCAGatccaaaatcaaaatcagaataAGCACATACACAAATTCATGtcaaaaccaaacacacccaacaagatgataaaaaatctaaaaaaatcctTTCTTTTGCATGCTACAACGTGCTTGAGAAACCTTAAAACATTCAAAGTTTCAAACTATCTTAGATAACCTAGCAGTAGCACAATAAAACAACGTCACACAAACGAAACTTTTAGAGATAGAGAAAAGAGGTAAAGGGGTATTAGACCCCTCAACCAAATTTGGGGTTGTTTTTTGTGAACGAAAATAACAACCCATTATAGTAAAAGAGGATTTCTTGGTCTAGATTTGTTTGAGTATTCTCAAAATTACATAATCAATCTTGAGCGAGGACGAGTAGTTCACGAAGCAAGATCTCAACAATGATGGTGTGTTGTCGAGGTTGGAGCTCCAAACGACGTTCGAGTCAATGCAGATCATCAAGATGCACTTCTGATCGACATGGCGATCAATAGTCTGAACTTCAAAGATGGAATTGTAGAGCTTGGCAAGGTGCTATGATGGTGTGGCTACATTGTTGGCTTCTGCAACCCAAAATACCAAGTCTTCTTCAAAAAGCTGCAGATCTTGAACCTTCCAAGAACTCAGAGCTTTCATGCGTTTGTGttcactttgttttgtttttcttgataATGAATTTGTGTAGAAAGCGTTAGTGAATCAATGTTTCGAAACTTACATTGTGTTAACATTGTAAGTGATAGACACTCTTGATGATAGGCTATGTAATTTTGAGAATGAAGAATCAAACCGATTGCTGGAAAAGAaagttttttacattttttaaattgttttgttGGTTGTGTATTTGATCTTGGTATGAATTTGTACTCGTTCTTATTCTGGTTTTGATTTTGAATCTAGGTTAGATTTAAACTTGGGCTTCCCCTGATTAAActagaaaagacaaaaataatttatttgaaagtttttagccgctgtttttttttttaaatcattttaacaaaataattcatGACAATTTTAAACTGTCAGAAAATTAACTGTcactaaacataataaaattaaagtcatCATTTAAcggtgtttttttttacaatagggACAAAAagtattaacaaaataaaagttcaaggaccaaaattagtaaaaaaattattgaagactaaaagtgaaaattccaaaaaattaaGGGACTGTACCTCAGTGAAAGCAAGAGGCTGTCATGCACAAGTGAGGAGAATGAAGGGTCGAGGGGTTTTTTGTTCTTTGATGTTGATACTTGATACAATATTAAAATTCCCAAAATGGCCCCACTACCACCACTCAGTAaggttatttttgggattttgaaaCAACTTCAGACAGATCTTCTAGAAGATTTTGAAACAATCTGACGTTCCACCACTCTGGGATACAGCCGCAATGGCCGCACGCACCACTGAACTGAGATGCAACGGTCTCCTTGTAGTGGCCCAATGCCACTAAGCACCGCTATCGATAAATGACAAACTAGATTTATGGTGAAAGCATGTGTTTGTTTAATCATTTTTCCAAGAAACACAAGATGAATGTTATTACTTCATCTCAACGGATCCAACAATGAGCTGCTCCCTTGACAAAGGCTCCTACCATAGTGTAACATACAGAAAAAATAACTACTACATTCATCTTGCAGTAATATTAAACATCAAAAGCCAAGGCAAGCTTGCACCATATATGTCTTCAGTTTCTAGATCAAGCAAAAAATTTGAAACACAACAGATGTCAGATGAATGAATGCCAGACAGCTTTAGGAGGAAACTATAATTTACAGGTCGACATACACTAGTCAAGGAGAAGGTTGATCAATAATGCTTATTATTGCTTCATCGTGACCTGTGATCAGAAAGCTCTTTTAAATTATCCTGCTCCTCTTTGATGCATGGTTCATCCACTGCCATTGAGTCCACCCCCAACACCTGAAAACATGCAATTATAACACCACCAGAGTGATCTTATAAACGAGAAATTTAAGTTTATGCAGCCCAAAACATTCAACCTTGGAGCATGAAATCTCCTTGAAAGGCATGAGAAAATCTCTTCCACAATCTAGAGGTTTATCATAACTTtcctgaaatttaaaatattttcttaatttgtcaACCTAAAAGGAATTAGTTCATCTTAAAATTGTGAAACTAGACAAAAAAATCACTGTACAAACACATCATTTAGCAATTCAAAGAAGACAAGACAAGTAACATAACCTGAGCCCAATCactaggaaaataaataaataaacaaacaaaaggataCACCTCATTTTGAAAACATCGaggattttgttttataaaatatatcttttgatttgttaGAAATGACATGtgtcacaaaaataataaagctATACTTATAGAAACTTGCATCTTTATTAAGAATCCAAGATGTTGGACAAATCCTTTTCGTGGCTGTAAATTCTAAACTTCAGTGACAAATCATCCAgcaaaaaatagaaatgaaatataattctaattaaattcactATATTTTACTCATTACTTGTACTGATGCTTTAGTCCATTtcattttagattattattggAAACATTTTCTACTGTTACAAGGGCAAAGAAAACAGGTCGGACATACTGCATCTTTATCCTCAGCTTCAACACATTCACTTTTCACCCTTCTGCGAACAGGATTGCTGTAAAAACAGATCTGTTAAGAGCCTCAAAAGACAATGTCATGATGCACTGTAAAATCACAAAAACATACCTGTCATTGTCAGCCTCCCTGTCAGAATCAGGATCCCATCTTTCATCTCTATCATCTTGATCTTCATCTCTCTAATGAAAAGTGGCAAGTAATTCTTAGTTTCACTCAAAAACAATTCATTCAATGATGGTAaatgagaaaatcaaatctaactatGAAAGTAAAAGTATAACGGATCATTTGAGAATGCTCTCGCATGTTAATGAACACagggattttttttaacttcagtTATATAATATAGAATGCTCTAGAAAGATTTCAATGTGAGTGGTGATAATTGAATTTCTAAAACATGTTTATAGGGTGGCCAAGTTTCTAACTGCAGTTTGCCAAGATGGATTTTTGCTGATAAGCTGCCTAACAAAAAAATCAGCAGATTTTTCCATTTCAAATGCAACCTTGAAAGTTTGGATATATTAGACAAAGTTAAATCTAGTAACTCTACTAGGAAGAAATAAATCTAAACAATggaatgattttaaatttttctcctTCAAGAGCATCACTGAGAGAAATACATCTATTTCCTGAACATGGTAGCAGAGTTACCAAGATATGCTACTCAATCATAGTTTCATGCCATAGGATATTGAAATACTTCTCAACACATCTATGAGGGAAGTTGGCAACTACTTGAATAAATGATTTAGAGACGATATAACAAGAagagttgaaaaaaaaagtgtattgtATTGGTCAGCAGATGCAAAACCAACCTCTAGAAGCTCTGCATCAGGTGGCCGTTCCTGGAATGGGACACTTGGTGCATGTTGAAGCCTAGATAAATTATCAAGAAGTTTTGCTCTTATTTCATCCAATAAATGTCGGGAGTTCTTGTTTTCCATGTTACTTGGAGCAACATGAAGAGTATAGTCAGGACCAAAATATTCGTAATACTCATGTTGAGGCATCTTATCATCTAGTTCAATCCCAAGAGCAACGCTAGTCTGATCAACAATCAATAGAAATTTGATAATCAGAGAACACTTTCTGCTTAAAAAATAGAGTATTTTCACTTGGCACAAATATCAGGTATACAGATTAAATCAACACTCACCAGTGAAGATACTGATTccatatatacattttaatagGACTGCTGAAAGCCAAAAGAAATAGGAAGGCAAGCctccatttttaattatttgctaTGTTAGATGTTTTCAGtagcttttttttaatattgctaTACAACTTCATGTTTGCTTTGAGTTTGCACACCGTAGGGCATTTTTCACACTATTGAAAAAGTGTAAGCGTTGAATTATTGTTATATCTTCATTGATATTTTAGTGGCTTAGTGCCTGTATTTATGTCCATTGCAGAGGAGATCACTCAAATTATTACTGAGCACTTAATTATCAGGCATCAATATTCACCCTTTGAAGGGAGACAAAGACAATAAATGATAAGATAGTCCAACTAGGAAAAGTACATGAGTGATCACACCGCACATTACCTCGTAACACCAACAACGTGCCACATTTCTTATTGTATAGCCACCTCCCCCGAGCAATAGAAGGGGAACATTAAAAGATCTCATATGTCTGACACACTCTGCATGACCTTTTATGGAAAGATTGAAACAACCTAATCTGTCCCCAGATAAAGAGTCGGCACCACATTGTAATACAACAGCACCAGGCCTAAAAATCTCCATAACCTTTCCCATTATTGGCTTAAACAAGGACTGATAGCTCTCATCATCAATTCCATCATCCAAGGGAACATTTAGTGAATAATATTTCCCTTTACCATATCCAATATCGCGAATATCACCTGTTCCAGGAAAGTAATCCCCAAACTTATGAAACGAAACAGTCATGACCCTGTCAGTGGTGTAAAAGGCCTCCTCTA encodes:
- the HDA11 gene encoding histone deacetylase 19 isoform X1, which encodes MESGGNSLPSGSDGVKRKVSYFYDPEVGNYYYGQGHPMKPHRIRMTHALLAHYGLLQHMQVLKPTAAKDRDLCKFHADDYVAFLRGITPETQQDQLRQLKRFNVGEDCPVFDGLYSFCQTYAGGSVGGALKLNHGACDVAINWAGGLHHAKKCEASGFCYVNDIVLAILELLKIHERVLYVDIDIHHGDGVEEAFYTTDRVMTVSFHKFGDYFPGTGDIRDIGYGKGKYYSLNVPLDDGIDDESYQSLFKPIMGKVMEIFRPGAVVLQCGADSLSGDRLGCFNLSIKGHAECVRHMRSFNVPLLLLGGGGYTIRNVARCWCYETSVALGIELDDKMPQHEYYEYFGPDYTLHVAPSNMENKNSRHLLDEIRAKLLDNLSRLQHAPSVPFQERPPDAELLERDEDQDDRDERWDPDSDREADNDSNPVRRRVKSECVEAEDKDAESYDKPLDCGRDFLMPFKEISCSKVLGVDSMAVDEPCIKEEQDNLKELSDHRSR
- the HDA11 gene encoding histone deacetylase 19 isoform X2; amino-acid sequence: MESGGNSLPSGSDGVKRKVSYFYDPEVGNYYYGQGHPMKPHRIRMTHALLAHYGLLQHMQVLKPTAAKDRDLCKFHADDYVAFLRGITPETQQDQLRQLKRFNVGEDCPVFDGLYSFCQTYAGGSVGGALKLNHGACDVAINWAGGLHHAKKCEASGFCYVNDIVLAILELLKIHERVLYVDIDIHHGDGVEEAFYTTDRVMTVSFHKFGDYFPGTGDIRDIGYGKGKYYSLNVPLDDGIDDESYQSLFKPIMGKVMEIFRPGAVVLQCGADSLSGDRLGCFNLSIKGHAECVRHMRSFNVPLLLLGGGGYTIRNVARCWCYETSVALGIELDDKMPQHEYYEYFGPDYTLHVAPSNMENKNSRHLLDEIRAKLLDNLSRLQHAPSVPFQERPPDAELLERDEDQDDRDERWDPDSDREADNDSNPVRRRVKSECVEAEDKDAVLGVDSMAVDEPCIKEEQDNLKELSDHRSR